In the genome of Amphiura filiformis chromosome 4, Afil_fr2py, whole genome shotgun sequence, one region contains:
- the LOC140150275 gene encoding uncharacterized protein has protein sequence MTKGVRQDCIASPYLFVTYTEKAMRDADVDTYGIKVGGIPISNLCYADDTALLESSVEDIEKLATAMYVTGKDMNLKLNVKKTKLLVAEPGRRHGRGRRKRVYNIRTYGEEVEQVDHFKYLGSMKTLNIKMQIARLTPKPGLEWPKEE, from the coding sequence ATGACCAAAGGTGTGAGACAGGATTGCATTGCGTCACCATATCTTTTCGTGACATACACAGAGAAAGCAATGAGGGATGCTGATGTAGATACTTATGGCATCAAAGTAGGGGGCATACCAATCTCAAACCTTTGTTATGCAGACGACACCGCACTCCTTGAATCATCAGTAGAGGACATAGAAAAATTGGCAACAGCAATGTATGTAACTGGCAAAGACATGAATCTCAAACTCAACGTGAAGAAAACAAAACTTCTTGTCGCAGAGCCCGGTCGCAGACATGGCAGAGGCAGAAGAAAAAGAGTATACAACATCAGAACATATGGAGAAGAAGTAGAACAGGTCGACCACTTCAAGTATCTGGGCTCGATGAAAACATTAAACATCAAAATGCAAATTGCACGGCTGACACCAAAGCCAGGATTGGAATGGCCAAAGGAAGAATGA